From the Mastacembelus armatus chromosome 14, fMasArm1.2, whole genome shotgun sequence genome, one window contains:
- the LOC113142545 gene encoding olfactory receptor 1-like, with amino-acid sequence MEFFNSALGQNITFLHPAYFIIGGFIGIPNIKYYYVFLFFMYVVSVLGNTAVITVIILDYNLRSPKYVAVFNLAFADLLSSSALVPKVLDIFLFDHPYIPYNDCLTFMFFCFTCSSIQSLNLVALAYDRLIAIIFPLHYQSMVTHRFMFSLIASFWLFAITITLIAAGLLTRLSFCKSVIINSYFCDHGPIYRLGCNDITPSRVVGVLASVLLLGLPLAFILGTYCLIAYALSKISTRRERVKAFKTCTGHLSLVAIYFLSIIYVYCFGSTIHPNARIINLSLNAVIPPMLNPIIYVFQTQEIKASLKKLYKLKEQSKIATIS; translated from the coding sequence ATGGAGTTTTTTAACTCAGCTCTTGGGCAAAATATCACTTTTCTACATCCTGCATATTTCATAATAGGTGGTTTTATTGGCATACCTAATATTAAGTATTActatgtctttctcttttttatgtatgttgtCTCAGTGCTTGGAAACACAGCTGTGATTACTGTAATAATTCTGGACTATAATCTTAGAAGTCCTAAATATGTagcagtttttaatttagcatttgCAGACCTGTTGAGTAGCTCTGCTTTGGTGCCGAAGGTTCTTGACATCTTTCTGTTTGACCATCCCTACATCCCATATAATGACTGcttgacatttatgtttttctgctttaccTGCTCTTCGATTCAGTCTCTTAATCTGGTTGCACTGGCCTACGACAGACTGATAGCTATTATCTTCCCACTGCACTATCAATCCATGGTGACCCAcaggttcatgttttctttgattgCCTCCTTCTGGCTCTTTGCTATTACAATTACACTTATTGCAGCAGGTCTTCTCACAAGACTTTCTTTCTGTAAGTCTGTGATAATTAACAGTTATTTCTGTGACCATGGTCCAATATACCGGCTTGGCTGCAATGATATTACCCCGAGCCGTGTAGTTGGTGTTTTGGCATCAGTTCTTTTACTTGGGCTTCCTTTGGCATTTATTTTGGGAACTTACTGTTTAATTGcttatgctttgtcaaaaattTCCACAAGACGAGAAAGAGTGAAGGCCTTTAAAACCTGCACAGGTCACCTGTCATTAGTGGCTATCTATTTCCTTTCTATCATATATGTATATTGCTTTGGGAGCACAATACATCCAAATGCCAGGATCATAAATCTGTCTCTGAATGCTGTCATCCCTCCCATGTTGAACCcaatcatttatgtttttcagacaCAAGAAATCAAAGCATCTTTGAAGAAGCTGTATAAACTCAAAGAGCAATCCAAAATTGCAACAATTAGTTAA
- the LOC113142546 gene encoding olfactory receptor 1-like has protein sequence MMGPEEKAATISNVTFVRPAKFYISGFLNVPYVQYFYIFLCFVYIMTVVGNVLLLSVIFLVKTLHTPKYMIVFNLALTDLCGSTALIPKVLDTFLFDNRYIVYEACLSYMFFVLVFGSVQSWTLVIMAYDRFIAICFPLRYHSIVTKPAIATMLLFVWVVLLSIISCMVGLLDRLSFCGSLVIQSFYCDHGPTFRLACNDTSLNKIMIYVALTIINCLPLILIVLTYICIARALSRIASQKERVKALKTCTSHLILVAIFFLPFLGTNIAAMTSSLHPNARIINSTLTHTIPAFVNPIIYSLKTEEVLDSFKKLCKNKRLGKITLKKR, from the coding sequence ATGATGGGTCCAGAGGAGAAAGCTGCTACtatatctaatgtcacatttgttcgcCCTGCAAAATTCTACATCAGTGGGTTTTTGAATGTTCCTTATGTTCAGTACTTCTATATTTTCCTatgttttgtctatatcatgactgttgttgggaatgttctccttctctcagtgattttcctggtcaagactcttcatactcctaaatacatgattgtgttcaacctggctttgacagatttgtgtgggagcactgctctcatcccaaaagtcttagacacatttttgtttgacaacagatacattgtctatgaggcttgtttaagttatatgttctttgttttagtctttggaagtgtgcagtcatggactcttgtcattatggcatatgacagatttatagcaatttgcttccctttaaggtaccatagtattgtgactaaaccagctattgctacaatgctgctgtttgtgtgggttgttttattgAGTATAATATCATGCatggttgggctacttgatcgtctctccttctgtggatctttggtgatacaaagcttttactgtgaTCATGGACCAACATTTCGTCTGGCCTGTAATGACACATCTTTAAATAAGATCATGATATATGTTGCCTTAACAATAATTAATTGTCTTCCTCTTATATTGATAGTATTGACATATATTTGTATTGCCAGggcactgagcaggattgcatcacaaaaagaaagagtcaaagcattgaaaacttgtacttctcacctgattcttgtggctatttttttcttaccatttctgggcaccaacatagctgcaatgacctcctccctccatcctaaTGCCAGGATCATAAACTCTACTTTAACACACACCATACCAGCCTTCGTaaatcctattatatactctttaaagacagaagaagtgctggaCTCTTTCAAGaaactttgtaaaaacaaaaggctGGGCAaaataaccttaaaaaaaaggTGA